A section of the Rummeliibacillus pycnus genome encodes:
- the kdpC gene encoding potassium-transporting ATPase subunit KdpC, with protein MKKVFQQIKVAFLTSIVMIIICGLIYPFAVTAIAQFIFHDQANGSLIKINDQVVGSKLIGQTFENPAHFVSRVSSINYNVYEKNDTNYAGVSSGNFNYSPSNPELTKRITNSVDEFLKNNPTVSKKDIPADLMTSSGSGLDPHISIASAEIQVNRIAIASHLSKEEIQNIIRKATSKKVFGVLGEDKMNVLEANILIDQKMK; from the coding sequence ATGAAAAAAGTATTTCAACAAATCAAAGTGGCATTTTTAACCTCTATAGTGATGATAATAATTTGTGGACTTATTTATCCATTTGCTGTGACCGCTATTGCACAATTCATTTTCCACGATCAAGCAAATGGTAGTTTGATAAAAATAAACGATCAAGTCGTAGGGTCAAAATTAATCGGCCAAACCTTTGAAAATCCTGCTCACTTTGTGAGTCGTGTTTCAAGTATAAATTATAATGTATATGAAAAAAATGATACCAACTATGCAGGTGTAAGCTCAGGAAACTTTAACTATTCTCCTTCTAATCCAGAGTTAACAAAACGGATCACTAATAGTGTAGATGAATTTTTAAAGAACAATCCTACCGTTTCAAAAAAAGACATTCCTGCTGATTTAATGACAAGTTCTGGCTCTGGTCTAGATCCACATATATCAATTGCATCAGCTGAAATACAAGTTAATCGTATTGCCATAGCATCTCATTTATCAAAAGAAGAAATACAAAATATTATAAGAAAAGCTACATCCAAAAAGGTATTCGGTGTGTTAGGAGAAGATAAAATGAATGTGTTAGAAGCTAACATTTTAATAGATCAGAAGATGAAGTAA
- a CDS encoding choice-of-anchor J domain-containing protein, with translation MKKVKLGSLLLSSSLVLSLMSPLASEEASAATKSYENWNTDRYGDRIDIDHQLSKQTESAEFQKKAEQKIKEQAGEAKELAVSDEEADPNFTYDGGTKVFLNRNLEFKEFTLRSVGDNVEVWVAHDLSYGPNNPRKPDVVTQEQVDKLRDEFDKNIYAKATNFFGTPDALDGSKSPLPGMVGLPKDYYTGSDKVIMLVDNIQDDGWNNPDYPFFVAGFFWQTLEKYINRNIITIDTNSWDSRLESTYFGTTIHELQHLIQADNDPSEESWINEGLSTFAEYLGGYGHDDGSINFFLDHPENSLVNWDEHYGAETGPETIADYGEVYLFMLYLYDKFGHDFIKSLATDSTSQGIESIENILKQYKLNKNFTDVYQNFMTAITLDDRSVSKDYDIDSIDLRHLIIDKQGTKRGKTIDFDKAQVYEKAGVPAWGGDFKSLDFTKEIRGMRFNGADFLPLQWKTVEDPMGSGKQVLWGNTGSQADNQMIFEADLTSTNKATLNFDHYYQIEEQWDFGAVQVSTDNGETWTSLANNHTRSDITAEGYPNTKANLPGFTGTNKQWTSETFDLSKYAGKKVLIAFRYMTDWGSEEAGWYVKNISIPEIGLSKSSSSTDGFQSIGQLKKEYLDYVVTFIQTKKNGKERVYHVNPFNVTDAQALDIQKILKEGNVKMITSYAAKPGQLNPIDFTYEVILKGDKPNNGKQKGKNK, from the coding sequence ATGAAGAAGGTAAAGTTGGGTTCTTTACTACTCTCAAGTAGCTTAGTACTATCGTTGATGAGTCCTTTAGCTAGTGAAGAAGCTAGTGCTGCTACAAAGTCTTATGAAAATTGGAATACAGATCGATATGGTGATCGAATTGATATTGATCATCAGCTAAGTAAACAAACTGAAAGTGCGGAATTCCAAAAGAAAGCCGAGCAAAAGATTAAAGAACAAGCTGGTGAAGCGAAGGAACTAGCAGTGTCAGATGAAGAAGCAGATCCTAACTTCACATACGATGGAGGAACTAAAGTATTCTTAAATCGTAATCTAGAGTTTAAGGAATTTACATTACGAAGCGTTGGGGATAATGTAGAAGTATGGGTTGCACATGATTTATCATATGGTCCAAATAATCCACGAAAACCTGACGTTGTAACACAAGAACAAGTGGACAAGCTACGTGATGAATTTGATAAAAATATTTATGCGAAAGCAACAAATTTCTTTGGCACACCTGATGCGTTAGATGGTTCTAAATCACCATTACCAGGGATGGTAGGATTACCAAAGGATTATTATACAGGGTCAGATAAAGTAATTATGCTTGTTGATAATATTCAGGATGATGGATGGAATAACCCTGACTATCCATTCTTTGTTGCAGGTTTCTTCTGGCAAACATTAGAAAAATATATCAATCGAAATATCATTACAATTGATACGAATTCCTGGGATAGTCGCTTAGAATCTACCTACTTCGGAACGACAATTCATGAATTACAACATTTAATCCAAGCGGATAATGATCCATCTGAGGAATCATGGATCAATGAGGGGCTGTCTACTTTCGCTGAGTATCTAGGTGGTTATGGACACGATGATGGTTCTATTAACTTTTTCCTTGATCATCCTGAAAACTCACTAGTGAATTGGGATGAACATTATGGTGCAGAAACTGGTCCAGAAACAATTGCGGATTATGGTGAAGTATATTTGTTCATGCTTTATTTATACGATAAATTTGGGCATGACTTTATTAAATCATTAGCAACTGATAGTACTTCACAAGGGATTGAAAGCATCGAAAATATACTAAAACAATATAAGCTGAATAAGAATTTCACAGATGTCTATCAAAACTTTATGACAGCTATCACATTAGACGATCGTTCAGTTAGCAAAGATTACGATATTGATAGTATTGATTTACGTCATTTAATAATAGATAAGCAAGGGACTAAACGAGGAAAAACAATTGATTTTGACAAGGCACAAGTATATGAAAAAGCGGGAGTTCCTGCATGGGGCGGTGATTTTAAATCTCTTGATTTCACAAAAGAAATTAGAGGGATGAGATTTAATGGTGCCGATTTCTTACCATTACAATGGAAAACTGTCGAAGATCCAATGGGTTCTGGAAAGCAAGTGTTATGGGGGAACACGGGAAGTCAAGCTGACAATCAAATGATTTTTGAAGCAGATTTAACTTCTACAAATAAAGCAACCTTGAATTTTGACCATTATTATCAAATTGAAGAACAATGGGATTTTGGTGCAGTTCAAGTATCCACAGATAATGGGGAAACATGGACAAGTCTAGCAAATAATCATACAAGATCAGATATTACTGCAGAAGGCTATCCAAATACAAAAGCGAACCTCCCTGGTTTTACAGGAACGAATAAGCAATGGACTTCTGAAACATTTGACTTATCCAAGTATGCAGGTAAAAAAGTGTTAATCGCATTCCGCTATATGACAGATTGGGGTTCAGAAGAAGCTGGTTGGTATGTGAAAAATATTAGCATCCCTGAAATTGGTCTATCAAAATCAAGTTCATCAACTGACGGTTTCCAATCTATTGGTCAACTAAAAAAAGAATATCTTGATTATGTCGTGACATTTATTCAAACAAAGAAAAATGGTAAAGAGCGTGTTTATCACGTTAATCCATTTAATGTAACAGATGCACAAGCGCTTGATATTCAGAAAATCTTAAAAGAAGGCAACGTGAAAATGATCACTTCTTATGCAGCAAAACCAGGTCAACTGAATCCAATAGATTTCACTTATGAAGTGATTTTAAAAGGGGATAAACCCAATAATGGGAAGCAAAAAGGGAAGAACAAATAG
- a CDS encoding YczE/YyaS/YitT family protein: MKKANRWRWLFFFTGIMVIGLGIALTVKGQRFGVGSWDVLHIGLFNHFGMSIGAWSDIAGIIIITISSIGLRQLPKIGTFMNMIFVGLFLDFFNWLLPDAHHISLQFMDFLLGVILIAVGGGIYISANLGAGPRDSLMLLAVEKFHCSITLARTIMEIVVAFAGYLLGGPVGIGTIIMVFALGPIVQLSLGICRKLLMKCIGDEQVVFF; the protein is encoded by the coding sequence ATGAAAAAAGCAAATAGATGGCGTTGGCTATTCTTTTTTACAGGTATTATGGTTATTGGCCTAGGCATTGCGTTAACTGTAAAAGGTCAACGTTTCGGTGTAGGTTCGTGGGATGTTCTGCACATTGGACTATTTAATCACTTTGGTATGTCTATTGGTGCATGGTCTGATATTGCAGGAATAATCATTATCACCATTTCCTCAATTGGATTACGTCAACTCCCAAAAATCGGAACCTTTATGAATATGATTTTCGTCGGATTGTTCCTCGATTTCTTCAACTGGTTATTACCAGATGCTCATCATATCTCATTACAATTTATGGACTTTCTCCTTGGTGTCATTTTAATTGCTGTTGGAGGAGGTATTTATATCTCCGCAAACTTAGGGGCAGGGCCTCGTGATAGCCTAATGTTACTGGCAGTTGAAAAATTCCACTGTAGTATTACGTTAGCACGTACGATTATGGAAATAGTTGTTGCATTTGCAGGCTATCTCTTAGGAGGACCTGTTGGAATTGGTACAATTATTATGGTATTTGCACTTGGTCCTATTGTTCAATTATCTCTTGGCATTTGTCGTAAACTACTGATGAAATGTATTGGTGACGAACAAGTGGTGTTTTTCTAA
- the ybaK gene encoding Cys-tRNA(Pro) deacylase, with protein MAKHKIQKTNAVRLLDQQKIPYILAEYEVEEGKIDGVSVATKINQPVEKVFKTLVATAGKGNLYVFVIPVAEELNLKKAAKAVGEKKIEMLHVKDLLPNTGYIRGGCSPIGMKKHYPTFIDISAEQVEEMFVSAGKIGMQIRIAPENLVKATNAKLVSLT; from the coding sequence GTGGCAAAACATAAAATACAAAAAACAAACGCAGTACGTCTTTTAGACCAACAAAAAATTCCATATATACTTGCAGAATATGAAGTAGAAGAAGGAAAAATAGACGGCGTATCAGTTGCAACGAAAATTAACCAGCCTGTAGAAAAAGTATTCAAAACCCTTGTAGCAACAGCAGGTAAAGGAAATCTCTACGTTTTTGTCATACCGGTAGCTGAAGAGTTGAACTTAAAAAAAGCTGCAAAAGCTGTAGGCGAAAAGAAAATAGAAATGCTTCATGTCAAGGATTTATTACCAAATACCGGATATATCCGTGGTGGCTGTTCACCAATTGGTATGAAAAAGCATTACCCTACATTTATTGATATTTCTGCCGAACAAGTGGAAGAAATGTTTGTTAGTGCAGGGAAAATCGGTATGCAAATTCGTATTGCACCAGAAAATCTAGTAAAAGCTACCAATGCAAAGTTGGTTTCACTGACTTGA
- a CDS encoding DNA topoisomerase III, producing the protein MSKSLVLAEKPSVGRDIARVLGCQKKGNGFLEGPNYIVTWALGHLVTHADPEQYDHKYKEWKMEDLPIIPNPFKLVPIRQTTKQFNAVKAQLARKDVNQVIIATDAGREGELVARWILEKAKCHKPIKRLWISSVTDKAIKEGFAHLKDGRAYNNLYEAAVARAEADWVVGINATRALTVKYNAQLSTGRVQTPTLAMIAEREEQIKNFKPKTYYGLQAITNEATFTWSEKGTNQTQSFNKEKMEQLLKKLDNIHEGKVEDVQTVPKKTFAPTLFDLTELQKEAHKRWGWSAKETLSTLQNLYEHHKIVTYPRTDSKHLTSDMVDTLADRIKASAVGDNRAAANSLLRNKQAKPQKGVVDNAKVSDHHAIIPTEEPAILPNLSDKERKLYDIIAKRFLAVFFGPYQYDQTTVTLEVDGETFKVKGNTVRDLGWKKVYHQDDEDSVDQSLPVFKKGETVKLRAIAMTQGETKPPARFNEGTLLAAMENPTQFMSGESKELIQTLHETGGIGTVATRADIIEKLFKSFVIEKKGKDLYTTSKGRQLLELAPADLKSPALTAEWEKELTKIAKGKAEKSDFMNNMVNFSKKTVKDIRASEQKFKHDNVTGKQCPECGKLLLEVNGKRGKMLICQDRTCGYKKKISTLTNARCPVCHKKLELRGEGDGRIFVCSCGHREKLSAFEKRKQAAGNTKVSKRDVQKYMKKQEEPVNNAMAEALQKLFSNNDNK; encoded by the coding sequence ATGTCTAAATCATTAGTTTTAGCTGAAAAACCATCTGTTGGACGCGATATTGCACGCGTTTTAGGATGTCAAAAGAAAGGGAATGGCTTTTTAGAAGGTCCCAATTATATTGTGACATGGGCACTAGGTCACCTAGTCACTCACGCAGATCCAGAACAATACGATCACAAATATAAAGAATGGAAAATGGAGGATTTACCGATTATCCCAAATCCATTTAAGCTAGTCCCAATTCGTCAAACAACGAAACAATTTAATGCTGTAAAGGCACAATTAGCTCGTAAAGATGTTAACCAAGTAATCATCGCAACAGATGCAGGTCGTGAAGGAGAGCTTGTTGCACGTTGGATTTTAGAAAAAGCTAAATGTCATAAACCTATAAAACGTCTGTGGATATCTTCTGTAACGGATAAGGCCATCAAAGAAGGTTTTGCACATTTAAAAGATGGACGTGCGTATAACAATTTATACGAAGCAGCAGTAGCACGTGCAGAAGCCGACTGGGTTGTGGGGATTAACGCTACACGCGCATTAACCGTAAAATATAATGCACAGTTATCAACAGGTCGTGTACAAACACCAACACTTGCTATGATTGCAGAACGTGAAGAACAAATTAAAAACTTTAAACCCAAAACATATTATGGTTTGCAAGCAATAACAAACGAAGCAACATTTACATGGTCTGAAAAAGGTACAAACCAAACTCAATCCTTTAATAAGGAAAAAATGGAGCAGTTACTGAAAAAACTCGACAATATACATGAAGGCAAAGTGGAGGATGTACAAACAGTCCCTAAAAAGACATTCGCACCTACTCTTTTTGATTTGACAGAATTACAAAAAGAAGCACATAAACGTTGGGGATGGTCTGCAAAAGAAACGTTATCCACATTACAAAATTTATATGAACATCACAAAATCGTGACTTATCCACGGACAGATTCCAAACATCTAACATCAGATATGGTTGATACGTTAGCAGATCGTATTAAAGCATCAGCGGTTGGGGATAATCGTGCTGCGGCAAATTCACTTTTACGAAATAAACAAGCAAAACCACAAAAGGGTGTTGTGGATAACGCGAAGGTTTCAGATCACCATGCTATTATTCCAACAGAAGAACCGGCTATTTTGCCTAATTTATCGGATAAAGAGAGAAAGCTATACGATATAATTGCCAAACGCTTTTTAGCGGTATTCTTTGGTCCTTATCAATATGACCAAACAACCGTTACACTTGAAGTAGATGGTGAAACATTTAAAGTAAAAGGCAACACTGTTCGAGATTTAGGTTGGAAAAAAGTTTATCATCAGGATGATGAAGATTCTGTTGATCAATCATTACCTGTTTTTAAAAAAGGGGAAACTGTAAAACTTCGTGCAATTGCTATGACTCAAGGTGAAACAAAGCCACCAGCACGTTTCAATGAAGGTACACTACTTGCAGCCATGGAAAATCCTACACAATTTATGAGTGGAGAATCAAAAGAGCTAATTCAAACATTACACGAAACGGGTGGTATTGGTACGGTTGCTACGCGTGCAGATATTATTGAAAAACTATTTAAATCATTTGTTATTGAAAAAAAGGGCAAAGACTTATACACAACATCTAAAGGTCGTCAGTTATTAGAACTTGCACCAGCTGATTTAAAATCGCCAGCATTAACAGCAGAATGGGAAAAAGAATTAACCAAAATTGCTAAAGGAAAAGCGGAAAAATCCGATTTTATGAATAATATGGTTAATTTTTCTAAAAAAACTGTAAAAGATATTAGAGCGAGTGAACAAAAATTCAAGCACGATAACGTTACTGGAAAACAATGCCCAGAATGTGGAAAGCTATTGTTAGAAGTTAACGGTAAACGTGGCAAAATGCTTATCTGCCAAGATCGAACTTGTGGATATAAGAAAAAAATATCCACATTAACAAATGCTCGCTGTCCAGTTTGTCATAAAAAATTAGAACTTCGTGGTGAAGGTGATGGACGTATTTTTGTATGTTCATGTGGTCACCGAGAAAAACTATCTGCATTTGAAAAGCGTAAACAAGCAGCAGGTAATACAAAAGTATCGAAACGCGATGTTCAAAAGTATATGAAAAAACAAGAAGAGCCTGTAAATAATGCGATGGCAGAAGCTTTGCAAAAATTATTTAGTAATAATGATAACAAGTAG
- the abc-f gene encoding ribosomal protection-like ABC-F family protein → MSIKAENITKLFGGHIIFENLTVDIKEAEHVAIVGNNGCGKTTLLQLLAGVETPDTGRIIKKKDSTIGYLHQIPFYPDYSVKSVLMEAFATLLNIQRKMTDLEQQMATTNHLEKILKDYGQLQEQFMQLDGYEMESKIASVANGLGLSPLLGQKFDELSGGEKTKVMLGQILLKCPSILLLDEPTNHLDLQAIEWLEEYVKSFAGTIIVVSHDRQFMNNVVQKVIELEDGEASTFHGNYDAYMKGKEEKVAQEFAQYEEQQKKIKKMKEAIKRLRQWANEASPPNPDLYRKAKSMEKALERIELVKRPKIEKKMNLQLEAADRSGKEVVTVKNVSKAYETALFNEVNFSVYWQDCLAIVGKNGTGKSTLLKMILGKIHPDEGQCILGSNVKIGYLAQQFDVVDDQIRLIDAFRENISMTEEEARHKLAQFLFYGYDVYKKVRDLSGGEKMRLRLAQLMQQNINLLILDEPTNHLDIESREVLEDNLQNFAGTIIAVSHDRYFLQKIFSKIAWIEDQKITIHHGDYQWAKLKQQAIVPIQSKQKTTKSSKQAKVLTTEQQIEKIEKRMQQSCLSDWEYKKLKKQVDRLYEEWLAES, encoded by the coding sequence ATGTCTATAAAAGCAGAAAATATAACCAAATTATTTGGTGGTCATATTATTTTTGAAAATTTAACGGTTGATATTAAAGAAGCAGAGCACGTAGCGATTGTTGGGAATAATGGTTGTGGTAAAACAACGTTATTACAACTATTAGCGGGTGTAGAGACACCAGATACAGGGAGAATTATTAAAAAGAAAGATAGTACAATTGGCTATTTGCATCAAATTCCTTTTTATCCTGATTATTCAGTGAAAAGTGTTCTAATGGAGGCATTCGCTACACTATTGAATATTCAACGTAAAATGACAGACCTTGAGCAGCAGATGGCGACAACGAATCATTTAGAAAAGATTCTTAAAGATTATGGTCAATTACAAGAACAATTTATGCAACTTGATGGCTATGAAATGGAATCGAAAATAGCAAGTGTCGCAAATGGATTAGGCCTTAGTCCATTACTTGGGCAAAAGTTTGATGAGTTGAGTGGTGGAGAAAAGACGAAGGTTATGCTAGGTCAAATTTTACTAAAATGTCCTTCAATTTTATTGCTAGATGAGCCCACAAATCATTTGGATTTACAGGCCATTGAATGGTTAGAGGAATATGTAAAGAGTTTTGCTGGTACTATTATTGTGGTTTCACATGACCGTCAATTTATGAATAATGTTGTACAAAAAGTGATCGAACTAGAAGATGGAGAAGCCAGTACTTTTCATGGCAATTACGATGCTTATATGAAAGGTAAGGAGGAAAAAGTTGCACAAGAATTTGCTCAATACGAGGAGCAACAAAAGAAAATTAAAAAGATGAAAGAAGCCATTAAACGTTTAAGACAATGGGCAAATGAGGCTTCTCCTCCAAATCCTGATTTATATCGTAAAGCGAAAAGTATGGAAAAGGCTTTAGAACGAATAGAATTAGTGAAAAGGCCAAAAATTGAAAAGAAAATGAATCTGCAATTAGAGGCTGCGGATCGAAGTGGAAAAGAAGTTGTTACAGTTAAGAATGTCTCAAAAGCATACGAAACAGCACTATTTAACGAAGTGAATTTCTCTGTATACTGGCAAGATTGTTTGGCGATTGTTGGCAAAAATGGAACAGGAAAATCGACTTTACTAAAGATGATACTTGGAAAAATCCATCCTGATGAAGGACAATGTATTTTAGGAAGTAACGTAAAAATAGGTTATCTAGCTCAGCAATTTGATGTAGTAGATGACCAAATTCGATTAATCGATGCATTCCGGGAAAATATTTCAATGACAGAAGAAGAGGCAAGACACAAGCTCGCACAATTTCTGTTTTATGGCTATGATGTTTATAAAAAAGTACGGGATTTAAGTGGTGGAGAGAAGATGCGGTTACGTTTGGCTCAATTAATGCAACAAAACATTAATCTTCTCATATTAGATGAACCGACAAACCATTTAGATATTGAATCGAGAGAAGTGCTAGAGGATAACCTTCAAAATTTTGCAGGTACCATTATTGCTGTAAGTCATGATCGCTATTTTTTGCAAAAGATTTTTTCGAAAATTGCTTGGATTGAAGATCAGAAGATTACGATTCATCATGGGGATTATCAATGGGCTAAGCTAAAACAACAGGCAATAGTTCCTATTCAAAGTAAACAAAAAACAACGAAATCATCCAAACAGGCTAAGGTATTAACAACTGAACAGCAAATTGAAAAGATCGAAAAAAGAATGCAACAATCTTGTTTATCTGATTGGGAGTATAAAAAGCTAAAAAAACAAGTAGACCGATTATATGAAGAATGGTTAGCTGAATCTTAA
- a CDS encoding RAxF-45 family protein, with protein MKNSAMETCVNLDTAMYFARVITFDFATNGIGMSFFKANQIKNVAD; from the coding sequence ATGAAAAATTCAGCTATGGAGACATGTGTAAATCTAGATACTGCTATGTATTTTGCACGTGTCATTACTTTTGATTTTGCCACTAACGGGATAGGTATGTCCTTTTTTAAAGCAAATCAAATAAAAAACGTAGCTGATTAA
- a CDS encoding NADPH-dependent FMN reductase, which translates to MKILLVDGTIIGRKTGAILEQVEQYIKEFDGKLEVTQLHLADFEHQFVDGRPFDQYNDDMKKLVKTIEEADGYILATPIFQGSIPGVLKNTFDFLHPKALRYKPVSIVANGGTYQHHLVVENQLKPILDYFRALVTPNYVYTHASHFDKDNKIIDENVHERLREMARVFVKYCELSKDLPKETIDQH; encoded by the coding sequence ATGAAGATTTTACTTGTTGATGGCACTATTATTGGTCGCAAAACGGGTGCTATTTTAGAGCAAGTTGAACAATATATAAAAGAATTTGATGGGAAATTAGAAGTTACTCAATTACATCTTGCTGATTTTGAACATCAATTTGTAGATGGTCGCCCATTCGATCAATACAATGATGATATGAAGAAATTAGTCAAAACAATAGAAGAAGCGGATGGCTATATTTTAGCAACACCTATTTTCCAAGGATCTATTCCAGGTGTTTTAAAAAATACATTTGACTTCCTTCATCCTAAAGCATTGAGATATAAACCAGTATCAATCGTAGCAAATGGTGGAACATATCAACACCATTTAGTAGTAGAAAATCAATTAAAACCAATTCTTGATTATTTCCGTGCATTAGTAACACCTAACTACGTTTATACACATGCTAGTCATTTTGACAAAGACAATAAAATTATTGATGAAAATGTTCACGAACGTCTTCGTGAAATGGCACGTGTATTCGTTAAATATTGTGAACTAAGCAAAGACCTACCGAAAGAAACAATTGATCAACATTAA
- a CDS encoding PseG/SpsG family protein, with amino-acid sequence MKYQHTEQTTKKTVLVGAVTPCHNLYPIERIVTLSAMFDRQQIQLLVHHDEYAIDYLIQKGFDPIVYKNDKQLVAEITKLSPNLLIHDVGSTELPLIDHLKTFIPTILHFDDFGEGGTAADCVFHTLYQEKREKLLPHYLVGPSSYVVPKQLQAIHKKTDELDDKPHIVVAIEGMDADNTSYRILRHLLQLQIPIKISVIVQSSYAHDVDELKLMALSRKNIKIIQKDNALYELLGEADIVVCGAKYTPYKVATIGIPCIVVCQDEIEMQHIFPTEANGFINLGLGKKLKQSLLQNAVMEFLLHDARREHAIRKQLNIDLNRNNQYIQSLLKSFISSHTKSTAFLIEEQAKKTSGMIQ; translated from the coding sequence ATGAAATATCAACATACTGAGCAAACAACTAAAAAGACCGTTTTAGTAGGAGCAGTGACTCCTTGTCATAATCTTTACCCGATCGAAAGAATCGTTACACTCTCTGCAATGTTTGATCGACAACAGATTCAACTATTAGTTCATCATGATGAATATGCAATTGATTATTTAATTCAAAAGGGATTTGACCCAATTGTCTATAAAAATGACAAGCAATTAGTTGCTGAAATCACTAAGCTCTCCCCTAATTTACTAATTCATGATGTAGGAAGCACGGAATTACCTTTGATCGACCACTTAAAGACATTTATACCAACCATACTTCACTTTGATGATTTTGGAGAAGGTGGAACAGCTGCAGATTGTGTTTTTCATACGTTGTATCAGGAAAAACGCGAAAAATTACTGCCACATTATTTAGTGGGTCCCTCTTCTTATGTTGTACCCAAGCAACTGCAGGCCATTCATAAAAAGACAGATGAATTAGATGATAAACCACATATTGTTGTAGCAATAGAAGGTATGGATGCTGATAATACAAGTTACCGTATTTTACGCCATTTATTACAATTACAAATTCCTATTAAAATCTCAGTTATTGTTCAATCCAGCTATGCTCATGATGTAGACGAACTTAAATTAATGGCGCTTAGCCGAAAGAACATCAAAATTATCCAAAAGGATAATGCCCTCTATGAACTTTTAGGAGAGGCAGATATTGTAGTTTGTGGCGCAAAATATACTCCCTATAAAGTTGCAACTATTGGGATTCCATGTATTGTAGTTTGCCAAGATGAAATTGAAATGCAGCATATTTTCCCAACCGAGGCAAATGGTTTTATAAACTTAGGGTTAGGTAAAAAACTGAAACAATCTCTTTTACAAAATGCAGTGATGGAATTTCTTTTACACGATGCAAGACGCGAACATGCTATACGAAAACAGTTAAATATCGATTTAAACCGAAATAATCAGTATATACAATCATTATTAAAAAGCTTCATATCAAGTCATACAAAATCAACTGCTTTTTTAATAGAAGAGCAAGCCAAGAAAACAAGTGGTATGATACAATAA
- a CDS encoding SE1832 family protein: MPTKDELLYQIAELKSDYIRQQGDIEKLESTGYPELIEKAEKRLSDMEKQLAELNKQLEACES; the protein is encoded by the coding sequence ATGCCAACAAAAGATGAATTACTTTATCAAATCGCAGAACTTAAAAGTGACTACATTCGTCAACAAGGTGATATTGAAAAACTAGAATCTACAGGATATCCTGAACTAATCGAAAAAGCAGAAAAACGTCTATCAGACATGGAAAAACAGCTTGCAGAACTTAACAAGCAACTAGAAGCTTGTGAATCCTAA